The Terriglobia bacterium genome window below encodes:
- a CDS encoding BON domain-containing protein encodes MKKIAMWMLLLALALPVSAQQKGQGRYDQQIQAKASEELGKRDKFKDVTTTVEDGIVTLKGSVELYIDKVNAEKRVRKIQNVDGVRNHIQVASSVHDEILRDQLSNKLRYDRVGYGIVFNNLTLSVENGIATVGGKVRDYPDRDSAIAVVETTPGVKDVIDEIEVAPTSNFDDRLRIALARAIYGSSSLQKYAIDPQAPIRIVVENGNVELHGVVDSKLDKQMAHTQASSVPGVFSVKNNLLVASEMSR; translated from the coding sequence ATGAAAAAGATTGCGATGTGGATGTTACTTCTTGCGCTTGCCTTACCGGTCAGCGCGCAACAAAAAGGCCAAGGTCGCTATGACCAGCAAATTCAAGCCAAGGCGTCAGAAGAGCTTGGAAAGCGTGACAAATTCAAAGATGTCACTACAACGGTAGAAGACGGCATTGTGACCTTGAAAGGCAGCGTAGAGCTTTACATCGACAAGGTCAATGCCGAGAAGCGGGTGCGCAAGATCCAGAACGTTGACGGTGTGCGCAACCACATTCAGGTTGCGAGCAGTGTTCACGATGAGATCCTGCGCGATCAGCTCTCGAACAAACTGCGCTACGACCGGGTTGGGTATGGGATTGTCTTTAACAATCTGACCTTGAGTGTCGAAAACGGGATTGCAACGGTCGGAGGCAAGGTGCGGGATTACCCGGACCGGGACTCAGCCATTGCCGTCGTGGAGACCACGCCCGGGGTGAAAGATGTGATCGATGAAATCGAGGTGGCACCCACTTCGAACTTCGATGACCGTCTGCGTATCGCGCTGGCTCGCGCTATCTATGGCAGCTCTTCACTGCAGAAGTACGCCATTGATCCACAGGCGCCGATTCGCATTGTGGTAGAAAACGGCAATGTCGAGCTTCACGGTGTTGTCGATAGCAAATTGGATAAGCAGATGGCCCACACACAGGCCAGCTCTGTCCCAGGAGTGTTCAGCGTAAAGAACAATCTGCTGGTGGCTTCGGAGATGAGCCGCTGA